Proteins encoded by one window of Aspergillus puulaauensis MK2 DNA, chromosome 4, nearly complete sequence:
- a CDS encoding zinc-dependent alcohol dehydrogenase family protein (COG:Q;~EggNog:ENOG410PKZW;~InterPro:IPR013154,IPR013149,IPR036291,IPR011032, IPR020843;~PFAM:PF00107,PF08240,PF13602;~go_function: GO:0016491 - oxidoreductase activity [Evidence IEA];~go_process: GO:0055114 - oxidation-reduction process [Evidence IEA]) gives MSTPVTRRRTFRRTDDYTPGTPKLKPVQEALPALAPTGVLIKVHAVALNYRDANIANGGNPWPVVPNGILCNDAAGEVIAVGEKVTTLNLGDRASPVTDTQFISGREGKRSWLAADEDGVMADYIIFDETRLCRIPDYLDWVEAATIPCAGVTAWSALKGMRIGETVLIQGTGGVSVFALKIARAAGLRIILTSSSDTKLQQMKDKYPGILTINYATTPDWHQEALKLTGGEGVDIVVENGGTGSLVKSLKCTKRGGVVSQVGYLSKQDPNDLRELVPTLIDRRVNLRGINAGSKYDMEDFCAALSAAQTRLHDLIDKVFPFEQAEEAVEFVWQGKQIGKIVLQL, from the exons atGTCAACCCCAGTAACCCGCCGCCGCACCTTCCGGCGCACAGACGACTACACCCCGGGCACCCCCAAACTCAAGCCCGTGCAGGAAGCCCTCCCCGCACTCGCTCCAACAGGCGTACTCATCAAAGTCCACGCCGTCGCCCTCAACTACCGCGAcgccaacatcgccaacggcGGGAACCCCTGGCCCGTCGTGCCCAATGGCATCCTGTGCAACGATGCAGCCGGTGAAGTCATCGCTGTCGGCGAGAAAGTCACTACCCTAAATCTTGGTGACCGCGCCAGTCCCGTCACCGACACGCAGTTTATTTCAGGACGCGAGGGGAAGCGCTCGTGGCTTGCCGCTGACGAGGATGGCGTTATGGCTGACTATATCATCTTCGACGAGACGCGGCTTTGTCGCATTCCCGACTATCTAGACTGGGTTGAGGCCGCGACTATTCCCTGCGCGGGCGTGACTGCGTGGTCAGCTCTGAAAGGGATGCGGATTGGCGAGACTGTTCTCATTCAAG GCACCGGTGGTGTGAGCGTCTTCGCGCTTAAAATCGCCAGAGCGGCAGGTCTCCGCATTATTCTGACCTCGTCGAGCGACACAAAACTACAGCAAATGAAGGACAAGTATCCTGGGATCCTGACTATCAACTACGCAACGACCCCCGACTGGCACCAGGAAGCCCTCAAGCTCACTGGAGGCGAGGGCGTCGACATCGTGGTCGAGAACGGCGGAACAGGATCTCTGGTGAAGAGTCTCAAGTGCACAAAGCGCGGCGGTGTCGTCAGCCAAGTTGGGTACCTGTCGAAGCAAGACCCTAACGATCTGCGGGAGCTCGTTCCCACTCTTATCGATCGCCGAGTTAATCTCAGGGGTATCAATGCCGGATCGAAGTATGATATGGAAGATTTCTGTGCGGCTCTATCGGCGGCGCAGACTCGACTCCATGATCTCATTGATAAGGTCTTCCCATTTGAGCAGGCTGAGGAGGCCGTCGAGTTTGTTTGGCAGGGTAAACAGATTGGCAAAATTGTTCTCCAGCTTTAG
- a CDS encoding Zn(II)2Cys6 transcription factor domain-containing protein (COG:S;~EggNog:ENOG410PJMB;~InterPro:IPR036864,IPR001138;~PFAM:PF00172;~TransMembrane:1 (o319-338i);~go_function: GO:0000981 - DNA-binding transcription factor activity, RNA polymerase II-specific [Evidence IEA];~go_function: GO:0008270 - zinc ion binding [Evidence IEA];~go_process: GO:0006355 - regulation of transcription, DNA-templated [Evidence IEA]): MPGVPSSRGCDACRRQKKKCDQLKPACTRCARLQIPCVGSGQRRFTFKEGYSSKDQGAIILSRTTQIPSNDTLDITRDFIEVLQVTDVRYDVTWYGPFLENLPRRIGSSPALDAAIGAVTSAVKALRTRQNYPDAIARYVKGWKALRTCLSDPVQTKSIHTVCAIYLMMICQSWVGTPDDHFANHGQILAQILNAAISQAGRGKFEDNMIVTLSMPVVMQSIIDPSAPLGSWFWAIAKSYEPRRPILSNHGGLIPSLQFYVMAQITQWLRDPGLHLIEIHNAYNQLLVDCVTMRSVLDKIADMDPSGITQSRLHTRPQAAYSMLICLALVLNLVTRIFDPNSSSLADEAADLINETIWLARLADRYRPFGVSFMPVSLVMAWTAAEDVAVKNQVQDILVGYERDFPAVRWVQTCFWMQNKYSEMRRSQLDAIFSVSC, from the exons ATGCCCGGTGTCCCCTCCAGTCGTGGTTGCGATGCCTGCCGCagacaaaaaaagaag TGTGATCAACTCAAACCTGCGTGTACGAGATGCGCTCGTCTCCAAATCCCTTGCGTGGGATCTGGGCAGAGGAGATTCACGTTCAAGGAGGGCTACTCCTCCAAAGATCAGGGAGCTATTATTCTATCGCGCACAACACAAATTCCAAGCAATGACACTTTGGACATTACCAGAGACTTTATAGAAGTCCTGCAAGTGACCGACGTCCGGTACGACGTGACGTGGTACGGCCCGTTTCTCGAGAATCTCCCCCGGCGCATTGGGTCCAGCCCGGCCCTAGACGCGGCGATAGGCGCGGTGACCAGTGCTGTAAAAGCCCTGCGCACGCGGCAAAACTATCCAGACGCAATCGCACGATATGTCAAAGGTTGGAAGGCTCTGAGGACATGTTTGAGTGACCCGGTGCAAACAAAGTCAATACACACTGTGTGTGCCATCTACCTGATGATGATCTGCCAG AGCTGGGTTGGAACACCAGATGATCATTTTGCAAACCACGGGCAAATCCTGGCGCAAATTCTCAATGCAGCAATCTCCCAAGCCGGGAGAGGGAAGTTCGAAGACAACATGATTGTCACTTTGAGCATGCCAGTG GTCATGCAAAGTATTATCGATCCAAGCGCGCCTCTTGGGTCTTGGTTCTGGGCGATTGCCAAATCATACGAGCCGAGACGGCCAATCCTCAGCAACCATGGCGGCCTCATCCCAAGCCTCCAGTTCTATGTTATGGCCCAGATTACACAATGGCTCCGGGATCCAGGTCTGCACCTCATCGAAATCCATAACGCATATAACCAGCTTCTCGTCGATTGCGTCACAATGCGGTCAGTACTCGACAAGATCGCAGATATGGATCCATCTGGTATCACACAGTCAAGGCTGCATACACGTCCGCAAGCTGCGTATTCAATGCTCATTTGTCTCGCTCTCGTTTTGAACTTGGTGACACGCATCTTCGACCCAAACAGCAGTTCCCTAGCTGATGAGGCAGCCGATTTGATTAACGAAACGATTTGGCTTGCACGACTTGCAGATCGATACAGACCTTTTGGGGTAAGCTTCATGCCCGTTTCGCTTGTGATGGCGTGGACGGCAGCAGAGGATGTGGCTGTGAAGAACCAGGTACAGGATATCCTGGTCGGCTATGAGAGAGACTTTCCTGCGGTGAGATGGGTTCAGACGTGTTTCTGGATGCAGAATAAGTATAGTGAGATGCGACGGTCCCAGTTGGACGCAATCTTTTCGGTTTCATGCTGA
- a CDS encoding uncharacterized protein (COG:S;~EggNog:ENOG410PIJT): protein MKMDSDTDGSGGALPNPILSLKLYRRCFKGRKQLFSQSDDAAANYFITNPVPHKHSNCWRPIFYRGDNPKYTPDATAIGRARRSAMWGTFRIWLGDGVQEVLDNKKRRQERRKAERKNKWRKIFGKKKRPVDVEEEKEVQGMVVMFRMQRTGFLTRSLELEVQGVRYRWSGTRMFATGFMKRFKGWSHSMKLIRMSDRALIATFEKDLIGSRRSIKTGGPPNKSKTTLGNLRIYDCPDNITSQPMHTQQDQLTSLMAHVDAATTMPSDIKDEKDLNPGGVHSGNLTEEAVVFTCWIAVEAEHRLRYKIPDLIEEIGEQIDGG, encoded by the exons ATGAAGATGGACTCAGATACTGATGGGAGCGGCGGCGCCCTTCCAAATCCAATTCTGTCCCTCAAACTCTACCGTCGCTGCTTTAAGGGACGCAAGCAACTCTTCTCACAATCAGATGATGCTGCCGCGAACTACTTTATCACAAACCCCGTTCCGCACAAACACAGCAACTGTTGGAGGCCAATCTTCTACCGCGGAGATAACCCGAAATATACACCGGACGCAACTGCCATCGGGCGTGCCCGTCGCTCAGCCATGTGGGGGACATTCCGTATATGGCTTGGCGACGGGGTGCAGGAGGTTCTTGATAACAAGAAACGTCGACAAGAGAGACGGAAGGCCGAACGGAAGAATAAATGGAGAAAGATAtttggaaagaagaagaggccggTAGAtgtcgaagaggagaaggaggtaCAAGGAATGGTTGTTATGTTTCGGATGCAGAGGACTGGATTCCTTACTCGGAGTCTTGAGCTGGAAGTTCAGGGTGTGCGCTATCGTTGGTCTGGAACGAGGATGTTTGCCACGGGTTTCATGAAGAGGTTCAAGGGGTGGTCGCATAGTATGAAG CTCATTCGCATGTCCGACCGCGCACTCATTGCAACATTCGAAAAAGATCTGATAGGGTCTCGGAGATCGATCAAGACCGGTGGTCCCCCGAACAAATCGAAGACAACCCTAGGAAATCTCCGGATCTACGATTGCCCCGATAATATTACCAGCCAACCAATGCACACCCAGCAGGATCAACTGACTAGTCTGATGGCGCATGTTGATGCAGCCACTACCATGCCGTCTGacatcaaggacgagaaggacCTAAACCCTGGCGGAGTCCATTCGGGGAATCTCACTGAGGAGGCGGTTGTGTTCACATGCTGGATTGCCGTTGAAGCTGAGCACCGGCTCCGCTACAAGATTCCTGATCTCATTGAAGAGATTGGAGAGCAGATCGATGGTGGTTAA
- the PRX1_2 gene encoding peroxiredoxin (COG:O;~EggNog:ENOG410PFVX;~InterPro:IPR019479,IPR000866,IPR036249,IPR013766, IPR024706;~PFAM:PF08534,PF10417,PF00578;~go_function: GO:0016209 - antioxidant activity [Evidence IEA];~go_function: GO:0016491 - oxidoreductase activity [Evidence IEA];~go_function: GO:0051920 - peroxiredoxin activity [Evidence IEA];~go_process: GO:0055114 - oxidation-reduction process [Evidence IEA]), whose amino-acid sequence MSSFFPRTTFRSLSALSKATPWCKTSVSARIGQRLATRFLTTLPREQPRLRLGSTAPNFQATTTQGEIDFHQWIDNSWAILFSHPADFTPVCTTELGAFAKLKGEFSQRGVKMIGLSANDIGSHDQWIKDINEVTSSDVQFPIIGDADRKVAFLYDMIDESELANLAEKGIAFTIRSVFIIDPAKKIRLTMSYPASTGRNSAEVLRVIDSLQTADKKGIATPINWQVGEDVIVPPSVSTEDAKKKFGEVRELKPYLRYTKY is encoded by the exons ATGTCTTCATTCTTTCCTCGTACTACTTTCCGAAGCCTGAGTGCGCTGTCGAAGGCTACTCCGTGGTGCAAAACTTCCGTCTCCGCACGCATCGGCCAGCGCCTCGCTACCCGGTTTCTCACCACCCTCCCTCGAGAGCAACCGCGTCTGCGTCTCGGCTCAACTG CCCCCAACTTCCAAGCTACGACCACTCAGGGCGAGATTGACTTCCACCAATGGATCGACAACAGCTGGGCCATCCTTTTCTCCCACCCCGCCGATTTCACCCCGGTCTGCACAACTGAGCTCGGTGCATTCGCAAAGCTGAAGGGTGAATTTTCTCAGCGCGGTGTTAAGATGATTGGACTT AGCGCCAACGACATTGGCTCCCACGACCAGTGGATCAAGGATATCAACGAGGTCACCAGCAGTGACGTCCAATTCCCGATCATTGGCGATGCCGACCGGAAAGTCGCGTTCCTGTATGACATGATCGACGAGTCGGAACTGGCCAACCTTGCCGAGAAGGGCATTGCTTTCACCATCCGctccgtcttcatcatcgacccTGCCAAGAAGATCCGTCTGACTATGAGCTATCCCGCATCTACTGGCCGTAACTCCGCAGAGGTACTACGTGTTATCGACTCTCTCCAGACTGCCGACAAGAAGGGAATTGCGACCCCGATTAACTGGCAggttggtgaggatgtgaTCGTCCCGCCTTCCGTCTCTACGGAggatgcgaagaagaagtttggTGAGGTCCGCGAGCTGAAGCCCTACTTGCGTTACACCAAGTACTAG
- a CDS encoding 5-oxoprolinase (COG:E;~EggNog:ENOG410PGSZ;~InterPro:IPR002821,IPR008040,IPR003692;~PFAM:PF01968,PF05378,PF02538;~go_function: GO:0003824 - catalytic activity [Evidence IEA];~go_function: GO:0016787 - hydrolase activity [Evidence IEA]), with translation MTGDGRITISIDRGGTFTDVHAIVPGHPDIILKLLSVDPAHYQDAPTEGVRQVLEMVTGKPHPRGKPLELGPIESLRMGTTVATNALLERKGARSALLTTKGFRDLLRIGDQSRPNIFDLTMARPGVLPEAVVEIDERIIPCHPLSDKDCFSGSRLVEGVTGEKFRVVKELDIEKVRPELESLKEKGYQSLSVALVHSYAYPEHERLIGEMAESMGFSVTLSSKLQPMIKIVPRGMSAAADAYLTPVIKTYIDSISSSFAGGLANQHTCRFEFMQSDGGLVDFRKFSGLKAILSGPAAGVVGFAATSWDAVEKTPVIGFDMGGTSTDVSRFDGHLEHVFGSKLAGVQIQSPQLDINTVAAGGGSILNWRNGLFYVGPESASAHPGPACYRKGGPLTVTDANLFLGRLLPEFFPHIFGPNENQPLDIEVTTRLFNELTDKVNAERKQKGESQYSPEEVALGFLKVADESMARPIRNLTEARGFETGTHHLASFGGAGGQHACPVAASLGISRIIIHKFSSVLSAYGLALAEVVKESQEPLSTQYESSKSDLTKKLGEMTEASVADMKDQGFSPDQVRHERYLNLRYDGSDTSLMILEPEDNSDFLESFRERHRREFGFNSDRPVLVDDIRVRTIAASKVRDEKSPLVQLREASLHDITTSPDLTTKTYFDGRKERLDTPVYQLDKIEKSSRIHGPAIIIDNTQTIVVVPDAVANVLETCIVIDLKETKSSTEEAASSGIDTIKLSIFGHRFMSIAEQMGRTLQKTSVSTNIKERLDFSCALFSPDGGLVANAPHVPVHLGSMQFAVRYQHQKWLGNLKDGDVLVANHPSCGGTHLPDITVITPVFDKPGGSEIKFYVASRGHHADIGGILPGSMPPKSTELWQEGAAIEGDKVVSNGVFDEERMIELLVKKPAEHPGCSGARCISDNMSDLKAQIAANTRGITLIQALFAEYGVETVQKYMYAIQDTAETAVRNLLKDLYHRFEGKPLQAVDYMDDGTPIKLKVTINGDDGSAVFDFAGTGPQVYGAWNAPIAITHSAIIYCLRCMINADMPLNQGCLAPIDIQVPPSCLLSPTKNAAVVGGNVVTSQRVTDVVFKAFRACAASQGCCNNLTFGTNAKQDPQSGKEIPGFGYYETIAGGSGAGPTWAGESGIHVHMTNTRITDPEILEKRYPTLLRQFTLRSGSGGKGRNAGGEGVVREIEFLTPMECSILSERRVHRPYGLEGGEDAEPGMNLWITKDLETGEDHTVNIGGKNTISVAAHDRIVIMTAGGGGWGS, from the exons ATGACTGGAGACGGCAGAATCACAATCTCAATAGACCGCGGGGGCACCTTCACGGACGTCCACGCCATTGTTCCCGGTCACCCCGATATCATCTTGAAGCTGCTCTCCGTCGACCCCGCACACTACCAAGATGCGCCGACAGAAGGAGTCCGCCAGGTTCTGGAGATGGTTACAGGGAAGCCGCACCCTCGAGGAAAGCCATTGGAACTGGGACCCATAGAGAGTCTGCGAATGGGAACGACAGTTGCTACAAATGCCCTACTCGAACGAAAAGGCGCTCGGTCTGCGCTGCTGACCACCAAGGGGTTTCGCGATCTCCTGCGGATAGGGGACCAATCGCGTCCGAATATCTTTGACCTGACGATGGCTCGGCCTGGTGTACTCCCcgaggcggtggtggagattGATGAGCGAATCATTCCATGTCATCCGCTCTCAGACAAGGACTGTTTCTCTGGTTCCCGGCTTGTGGAGGGCGTCACTGGTGAGAAATTCCGCGTTGTCAAGGAATTAGATATTGAGAAAGTGCGTCCGGAGCTCGAGAGcttgaaggagaaaggatACCAGTCGCTGTCCGTTGCCTTGGTGCATTCGTATGCTTATCCGGAGCACGAACGCCTTATCGGAGAGATGGCCGAGAGTATGGGGTTTTCAGTTACTCTGTCTTCAAAGCTGCAGCCGATGATCAAGATTGTGCCCCGAGGGATGTCTGCAGCGGCGGATGCGTATCTGACTCCTGTAATCAAGACCTACATCGATTCCATATCTTCCAGCTTCGCAGGCGGGCTTGCCAACCAGCATACCTGTAGATTCGAATTCATGCAGTCTGACGGTGGCTTGGTCGATTTTCGGAAGTTTAGCGGCCTAAAGGCTATCCTTTCTGGTCCTGCCGCAGGCGTTGTCGGGTTTGCGGCGACCAGTTGGGATGCAGTCGAGAAGACGCCTGTGATTGGATTCGACATGGGTGGTACATCAACGGACGTTTCTCGCTTCGACGGCCACTTGGAGCACGTATTTGGCTCCAAACTGGCTGGTGTTCAAATCCAGTCACCGCAGCTGGATATTAACACGGTGGCTGCAGGCGGCGGCTCCATTCTAAACTGGCGTAACGGTCTGTTCTACGTCGGACCGGAGTCAGCGTCGGCCCATCCGGGTCCTGCATGCTACCGGAAGGGAGGTCCTTTGACCGTCACTGATGCAAACCTCTTCCTTGGACGTCTGCTACCGGAGTTCTTCCCACACATCTTCGGGCCGAATGAGAATCAACCGCTTGATATCGAGGTTACTACCCGGCTATTCAACGAATTGACAGACAAGGTTAACGCCGAGCGGAAACAGAAGGGCGAGTCGCAATACTCACCGGAGGAGGTTGCCCTTGGATTCCTGAAGGTTGCCGATGAGTCCATGGCTCGGCCGATTAGGAATCTGACAGAGGCCCGGGGGTTTGAGACCGGTACACACCACCTCGCGTCCTTTGGTGGCGCTGGGGGTCAACATGCCTGCCCCGTAGCCGCATCGCTCGGAATATCTCGCATTATCATCCACAAGTTCTCTTCGGTTCTTTCTGCATATGGCCTGGCATTGGCCGAAGTCGTCAAAGAATCTCAGGAACCGCTATCCACACAGTACGAGTCTTCGAAGTCAGACCTTACCAAGAAGCTAGGCGAGATGACGGAGGCTTCAGTTGCGGATATGAAAGATCAAGGATTCTCCCCGGACCAAGTCCGACACGAACGCTACTTGAACCTGCGATATGACGGCTCCGACACTAGCCTGATGATTTTGGAACCAGAAGATAATTCTGATTTCCTTGAGTCCTTCCGAGAGCGCCATCGCAGAGAGTTTGGGTTCAACTCTGACCGACCTGTTTTAGTGGACGACATCCGTGTTCGTACAATTGCTGCGTCAAAGGTGCGAGATGAGAAGAGCCCTCTCGTACAACTGCGTGAGGCATCACTGCACGACATTACGACCTCTCCGGACCTTACCACGAAAACATACTTTGACGGCCGAAAAGAGCGGTTAGATACTCCGGTGTATCAACTGGACAAGATTGAGAAGAGCTCTCGCATCCATGGCCCTGCGATTATCATCGACAACACGCAGACCATTGTGGTCGTGCCTGATGCCGTGGCCAATGTCCTAGAGACGTGTATTGTCATTGATCTGAAAGAAACGAAATCTTCCACAGAGGAAGCCGCATCCTCTGGCATAGATACAATCAAGCTCAGCATCTTTGGGCACCGCTTTATGTCGATCGCAGAACAGATGGGTCGGACGCTGCAGAAGACGTCGGTttctactaatattaaagaacGCCTTGACTTCTCCTGCGCCTTATTCTCACCGGACGGTGGCCTTGTGGCCAATGCACCGCATGTTCCGGTCCACCTTGGTTCCATGCAGTTCGCGGTCCGATATCAGCACCAGAAATGGCTAGGAAATCTGAAAGACGGCGATGTTTTGGTTGCAAACCATCCTAGCTGTGGCGGCACTCACCTGCCTGATATCACG GTAATTACACCGGTATTCGACAAACCAGGTGGCAGCGAAATCAAGTTCTACGTTGCATCGAGAGGCCACCACGCCGACATCGGTGGTATTCTACCTGGATCTATGCCGCCAAAGTCTACCGAGCTGTGGCAAGAAGGTGCAGCGATCGAAGGAGACAAGGTCGTCAGCAACGGTGTCTTTGACGAAGAACGAATGATCGAACTCCTGGTAAAGAAACCAGCAGAGCACCCAGGCTGCTCAGGGGCAAGATGCATCAGCGACAACATGTCCGACCTCAAAGCCCAGATCGCAGCTAATACGCGTGGGATCACCCTAATCCAAGCCCTCTTCGCCGAATATGGCGTCGAGACCGTGCAGAAATACATGTACGCCATTCAAGACACAGCCGAAACCGCTGTGCGCAACCTCCTAAAGGACCTGTACCACCGATTCGAAGGAAAGCCCTTACAAGCGGTAGACTACATGGACGACGGCACACCAATCAAACTGAAAGTCACCATAAACGGCGACGACGGGTCCGCAGTGTTCGACTTCGCCGGCACCGGTCCACAAGTATACGGTGCCTGGAACGCGCCTATCGCCATCACCCATTCCGCTATCATCTACTGCCTGCGATGCATGATCAACGCCGACATGCCACTGAACCAGGGCTGCCTAGCCCCGATCGACATCCAAGTACCACCCTCATGCCTCCTCTCACCAACCAAGAACGccgccgtcgtcggcggcaACGTCGTAACCTCTCAGCGCGTAACAGACGTCGTCTTCAAAGCGTTCCGTGCCTGCGCCGCATCCCAGGGCTGCTGCAACAACCTCACCTTCGGGACAAACGCAAAGCAAGACCCGCAATCCGGCAAGGAGATCCCGGGCTTCGGATACTACGAGACGATTGCAGGCGGGAGCGGCGCGGGGCCAACCTGGGCCGGGGAGTCTGGGATCCACGTGCACATGACGAACACGCGGATCACGGACCCGGAGATCCTAGAGAAGCGGTACCCGACGCTGCTACGGCAGTTTACGCTGCGGTCGGGGTCTGGTGGGAAGGGGAGGAATGCGGGTGGTGAGGGAGTTGTGAGGGAGATTGAGTTTCTGACGCCGATGGAGTGTTCGATTTTGTCGGAGCGACGGGTGCATCGGCCGTATGGGCTTGAGGGGGGCGAGGATGCGGAGCCTGGGATGAATTTGTGGATTACGAAGGATTTGGAGACGGGGGAGGATCATACGGTGAATATTGGGGGGAAGAATACGATCTCTGTGGCTGCGCATGATCGGATTGTTATTATgactgctggtggtggcggatGGGGCAGTTAG
- a CDS encoding aldo/keto reductase (COG:C;~EggNog:ENOG410PMDV;~InterPro:IPR018170,IPR020471,IPR036812,IPR023210;~PFAM:PF00248;~go_function: GO:0016491 - oxidoreductase activity [Evidence IEA];~go_process: GO:0055114 - oxidation-reduction process [Evidence IEA]) gives MTTFKLNTGATIPALGFGTWQDADAQENAVAEALKAGYRHIDTARVYGTEKAVGAAIRKSGIPRKEIFLTTKLWNNKHHPDDLPQALADSLNDLGLEYVDLYLMHWPVAFKRGSEQFPKTDKGGPDVVDTDYLDTYKAMEKLISTGKVKAIGVSNFSKAEMERLLENATVPPAVHQLEGHPWLQQRSFADWHKQNNIHVTHYSPFGNQNEIYSREGKIGRLIEDPVIVSIAKKNGKTPAQVALAWGVTEGHSVLPKSKTPERIRANLEGDFKLSDEDVKQIRGIDRKLRFNDSSEDFGYELFADLDGKK, from the exons ATGACAACCTTCAAACTAAACACCGGCGCAACCATCCCGGCCCTAGGCTTCGGCACCTGGCAAGACGCAGACGCACAGGAGAACGCCGTGGCAGAAGCCCTAAAAGCCGGATACAGACACATCGACACCGCGCGAGT GTATGGAACGGAAAAGGCAGTCGGCGCCGCAATTAGAAAGTCCGGCATCCCGCGCAAGGAGATCTTCCTCACGACCAAGCTGTGGAATAACAAGCACCACCCGGACGACTTGCCGCAGGCTCTGGCAGATTCGCTGAACGACTTGGGCCTGGAATATGTTGATCTTTATCTCATGCACTGGCCGGTCGCGTTCAAGCGCGGGAGCGAGCAGTTTCCCAAGACGGACAAGGGAGGACCTGATGTGGTTGATACCGATTATCTCGAT ACATACAAAGCAATGGAGAAGCTTATTTCAACGGGAAAAGTAAAGGCTATTGGCGTTTCGAACTTCAGCAAGgccgagatggagagactCCTTGAGAATGCCACCGTCCCGCCAGCTGTCCACCAGCTTGAGGGCCATCCatggctgcagcagcgaTCGTTCGCCGACTGGCATAAACAGAACAACATTCATGTAACGCATTATTCGCCGTTCGGGAACCAGAACGAGATCTACTCGCGGGAGGGCAAGATTGGCCGTTTGATTGAAGACCCGGTGATCGTTAGCATTGCGAAGAAAAACGGAAAGACTCCGGCACAGGTGGCCCTTG CCTGGGGCGTCACCGAGGGTCATTCGGTTCTGCCCAAGTCCAAGACGCCGGAGCGTATCAGAGCCAATTTGGAGGGGGACTTTAAATTAAgtgatgaggatgtgaaGCAGATCAGGGGAATTGACCGCAAGCTGCGGTTCAACGATAGCAGTGAGGACTTTGGATATGAGCTATTTGCAGACTTGGATGGGAAGAAATAG
- a CDS encoding YciI family protein (COG:S;~EggNog:ENOG410PSN8;~InterPro:IPR011008,IPR005545;~PFAM:PF03795), which produces MAIGTAATHRFLAVIPDKIGVLGKRMEVRGEHKNGVKLLIESGVISLGGPTLVSHPLVGEEPQINGSVLLLNADTQEEILEIVRQDIYTTSGVWDLQNIRILPLGF; this is translated from the exons ATGGCTATCGGCACCGCGGCAACACATAGATTCCTTGCTGTCATCCCAGATAAGATAGGAGTGCTGGGTAAAAGGATGGAAGTACGCGG AGAACATAAGAACGGTgtcaagctcctcatcgAAAGCGGCGTTATAAGCCTCGGTGGTCCGACTCTCGTTTCGCACCCACTTGTCGGCGAGGAGCCACAGATAAATGGAAGTGTTTTGCTGCTGAACGCAGACACACAAGAAGAGATCCTAGAGATTGTGAGGCAGGATATCTACACCACCTCGGGAGTTTGGGATCTGCAGAAT ATTCGAATTCTCCCGCTCGgattctaa